The Novipirellula aureliae genome segment CCCACGCGTACTCTTGGTAGTACGGTAACATCGGTAGCGAGATGCCGTTTGGTTCGCCCTTTTTGATGATCTCCGACATGAATTCGTCGTAGGTCAAGGGCTTGGGGTCTTTGATACTTTGTGCATTTCGAATTTGAATCGCTTGCGTCACTGCCATCCCACCGACCTTGGCAACGGTCGTTCGGTAGGCATCAGCACTTTGCCCAAGCGGATTGGTTGCTTCGATTTTGGTCGATGCCAAGACCGCTCCGTCCGCTAAAGCTTGCTTCAGATCGAGGACGTTTTGCGTTTTCTTTCCAATCGTTTCTCGCGGTGTCGCCTCCTCGGCTGTGACACCATTGGAGGGCGATTTGGAATCCTCCGTCGTTGTGCTAGCATCGAAACAACCGCTCAACAATGCGGTAGACATGACTGAGATAACGAAACATCGGTTTACGTTTTTCATAACAGTTAGACTTTCTAAGTTTGCCAAAGAAATAGGGTTGGGGAGTACAGGGTCAAGCTATTAGTGTAGTGGAAGCGGGCAATTTTATCTCGAAGGTCGATCCTTTTCCGGGAACACTTTTTAAAGAGACCTCGCCACCGAGTGCCAGTGTTAGATTACGAACGATCGATAACCCGATGCCGGTACCACCGGCAGCCAACTCACGTGTCTTTTCGCCTCGATAAAAACGCTCGAAAACCCGCTTTTGTTCGTTCGCCGCGATACCGACGCCCGTATCGGAAACGCTCAGTATCCAATGTTCTGCCTCTTCGCGACAAGCCAATCGTACGCTGCCTCCATGCGGCGTATAGCGAATGGCATTGCTGACAAGGTTGTTCACGATCGTCAAAACCGCTTCGTGGTCAGCGACGACTGAGGGCGGGTCGGGGGTTTCTTGTAAATTGGGATCGATGGCCAGCGTGATTTGATTCGCTTCAGCAATTGGCCGATTCGATCGCAATGACTCCGCAATCACGGTCGGCAGTGACACGACTTTGAAATGAAGATGTTCTCGACCAGCTTGAGCGCGGGCGAGTTGCATCATATCGGCGACCAGCCGTTCGAGTCGGACGCATTGACCGTGAATTTGTCCCATGAAGTGGACGGCCGCCCCCGGGTCGTCGTCAATCGCCATTTGTGCTGTTTCCGCATAGCCTTTGATCGCAGCCAAGGGTGTTTTTATCTCATGCGATAAGTTTGCGATAAAGTCACGGCGTATCGCCTCGATTTGCTGTGCTTCGGTTTCATCTCGAAGAATCATCAAAACGTTGGAATTAGCGTCGGACGTGATTCGATCCACCCGCACTTTCACTGGCCGAGTGACGACGCCGTCGACAATTTCGACCAACACCTTTTGAGGCGTTTGCCCAGCAAACGTGGCATCGACTGCTCTCGTTAATTCGGGAATGCGTACCACTTCACGAAACGAGCGATTGTGATAGGAACCATCGGGCGATAACGTTAACAAGCGACGAGCCCATGGATTGATAAGCAATATTGCGGATTCAGGCGACAAAACGACCACGCCGTCACGCATCTTCGTTAACGCCATTGTGGCTTGGCTGGCGGAAGCTCTCACCGAACTCAATTCGTGATGGGCGGCATCGCTTCGCTCAAACGCCTCTTGCCGCTGCCGCCGCAGGGACCCGATATGCTGTTCATTCAACTTTCGAACCGACACGCCCGTAGCAACGGCCATCGTTAGCAATGTCAAAAAGGAAACCGAAAAGGGTAGGCGATTTGACAAGAAAAATGCGGCCAACAAAACGATCGCGAACAAGCCGGCAGAGCAAACCGTCATTGCCGAAAACCAAGTGGGTTCCCGTTGCTGCACCGTTCGATCTTCCGGTTCGCGGTCACCGTGCATATTTAAGAGTTTTTCCATTTCATGCGGAGCCGTTAGGCGTTAGCCTCGGATTTGCAAGGTATCAACCGGGCTAGTGACGAGGCTCTTTATGAACGTCAATCGGGCCATCCAACAAATCCAGGAACGCTCGCATCCATGCCGGATGGGCGGGCCAAGCGGGGGCCGACACCAAGTTGCCGTCCACATGAGCCGAATCCATCGTCGCGGCTGGTTCAACAAAGGTCCCTCCCGCCAATGTCACTTCCGGACTCGTCGCCGGATAACAACTGCACTGGCGGCCAGCCAACACCCCCGCGGCTGCTAGGACTTGAGCACCGTGGCATAACGCTGCCACTGGCTTGTTCTCCGCAAAGAAATGACGAACGATATCGAGTACCCTTGGGTTAAGGCGTAAATACTCAGGCGACCGGCCACCAGGAATGACCAAGGCATCAAAATCCTTGGCCTCAACCGAGTCAAAATCTGCATGGATTGCGAAGCGATGCCCCACTTTTTCCGAATAGGTTTGGTCCCCTTCGAAATCATGAATGGCGGTCGCAACACTATCGCCCGCCTTCTTGCCAGGACAAACGGCGGATACGTGATGGCCAAAGGTTTGTAGAATTTGTAGAGGGACCATTGCCTCATAATCTTCAACATAATCACCGACCAACATTAATATTTTTTTTGTCGTCATCCTGTTTCTCTCACGTGCTTGTTTCATTCAATGGTCGTTTGTTTTCATCCGCCAAATCGGTCCCCAATCGATTCTCGTCACCATTGTGGTCGGGGGTTTCATGACGGAATCATCGTAGCGAGCCACCAGTGTAGAAACCATACTGGCAAGCCGCCAGACGGCAGCAGAAAACATCAACGAGGTCGTTAGTGCTCGTGCTCTTGACTGGGGAGCCGGAAAACTTCGACCAGTTTTCCGATCGGGGCGCCGATCGCAGCAAAGTGAAGACCATCGGGGGAGAATGCGACATATTTGACATAGCCGCTGTCCCCCATGGGATACTCTCGAAGTTGCTTTCCTGTTTCCGTGTCCCAAATGGAAACCTTGCCTAAACCACCGCTAACGAGCAGTTCCCCACTCGGTGAAAAGGAGGCGGACCAGGCGATCTCTTTTCCCTTGCTGGTACTTGGCTGCTGTCCAGATTGGGTCTGGAAATAGTGAATGTCGTAGGTTCGCCCCGATGCGATCAAGCTTCCATCGGACGAGATCGCGGCCGATTGTCCACTACCTCTCGATAGCGACGTCCTTTGAATGATTTTGCGTTTATTTATGTCAATCACTGCTGCAATTTGGCCATCGGTGACAATCGCTTGCCCGCCATAACGACTGAAGCGAGTTGCACCCAACGAGCCAAAATTGAAGTCGTTGAATCGGGCTAGCACTTTGCCGGTATCAATATCCCAAAGACAAGCGACGGATGACGAATGAGTCGTCAAGACATGTTGGTTGTCCGGCGACACGACGATCGATTTGATCTCTCCTTTGAAAATCGAAAATTGACGCTCCGGTTTCAATTCGCCCTTGCCGTCAAACTGCCAAACCAGAACATTGCCGTCGTAGGCGCCGGCAAGTAACCGTTTGCCATCGGGCGAAAACGTTAAAGCAGACCGACTGCCGCCATCGAGTTTGTACAGCGTTTTGGTTGATGCCTCGATGTCCATCACCGTGACATTGTCACTGCCGAGAGTCACTAAGTACGCACCATCGTTTGAAAACGCCAACCCCTTGTAACCCCAACGATCCGACCGAAATTGGCCAACCGACCCTGATCGTGTCAGCTCATCGATATCGACCGTCACCTTTGGCTGAGCTGGCGATGACGCAGGTTGCAGCAACTTGCTTTTTGGCAAGCGGGCCCTAACCTGCGATTCATATTTGGGGATCCCAGCAAGGTAGGTAAGGTCCGCACTGCTCAACCTCTCGAGCGGCACCGAGCTGACTTGGCCATCGGACTTTTCTAAATAGACCTTGCCTTGGCGCACCGTGACCAGTTCCGCTTCGACTTTGAACTGGCCTGTCTGGTCGGTCCATGTTCGACCGAGCGCAGCAGGCACGAAAGAAAGAGCGACGATGTAGATGGTCGTAAAGACTCGAATCATTGGGGCGGCCGTCATTGGTCTGGGTCGAATAGGTTCAAATTGGTTGACTCGGATACCGCCTTGACACTTTGGAACGGCGGATCTTCCACAGCAGCGGAAGGCGTCGTCGGCTGCGACCGAAACGCGGAGTTCTTCGAAGTACTCGATGATTCTTGCATTCTAGCTTGCTTCCGCTGTTGACTCGCTAGACGTTCTTTTGCCAGCACCGATTCAGCGACGAGTCGATAGTTCATTTTGACCGGAATTTGCAGTGTGACGTTGTCCTGATTCACCGTGATCGTCATCTTGTAATCCATGTCCAACATCCGGCCTGAGCGAGGATCAAATTTCCCGGTTCCCGATCCAATCACGCAGAGTGGCAATGAGTCCTCGGACTCACCATTCACCCTCAGCGCATAAGACTTCTTTACCTCGATCGCGTCAGGTAGTATTTTGCCGAGCACGACAGTTGTCGATTCGGTACCCAGTAAGACTTTGGACGTCGTCGATGTTGGGGGGGGATGCCGCATCCAAGGTGGACGGCTGCGTGATGTGTAGCCGCCGAACTCATAAGGGCCGAGCGAAGAATTTCGAGGTTGGCTATCTGGTAACGGGATCAATACGAGAGCACTCGAAACCGTGCGGCCCGGTGCCGTGCTCGGTAACATTTCGATGCCAACCGAACAGGCCCTGCCGAGCATTAACGGCAGCATTCCTTCGGCGCTGTCGTCTAGCATTTCACCCGACGCATCGACCAGCAACTTTCCTGAAAAATGCCCGTTGTTAGTGGACGCGGGATGAAAGATCCCACTATTCGAGACGGCCGTTTCAAACCAGTAGCCTGAGTACTCCAGTTCACGCGGTAGAACCATCCCGACACCGCGAGGTCCCGTGGTGACTTTTAGAAACACGGTTGCAGGACGGACCCGATCAACAATGTCGGGGCCTGGCATTGGATTGGCTAGATCATCAACGTCAACGGGAACGCCCAATTCTTTGGCAATCTCAATCACCTTGTTCGACGGGATTGCGAACCCAACTTCCGAGATACCAGCCCCAGAGAGTAGTGAACTGGTGACGCCGACAAGTCGTCCCGAATCATCGACCAACGGTCCACCGCTGTTCCCTGGATTGACGGTCGCATCGAGTTGCAATCCGTCGACTCCATCGGGACCACCACGTCCCGAGACCTCTCCCTTGGTTACTTTGATCGATTCGCCTAAAACGTCGGACAATGGATAACCGATCGCACGGATTTCCTGTCCCAACCGAACATGATCCGAATTGGCAAGCTTTAAATAAGGAAGTCCGGTCTCGTCGAGCCGAAGCACGGCCAGGTCATTCGCAAGATCCAGTTTGATAACCGTCGCATCTAGCGACAATTCCCCAATCAATGCCTGAATGCTCGTTGCACCTTTCACGACATGGGCACACGTCACCACAATGCCTTGCGGATGAATCACAAACCCACTTCCTGTGCCGACGTCCCTCTGGTCGGCGTCGAGTTGATGCTCCGCCGCTAAGTCTTTCGGCGGCTTGCCTGTTTCCTGAAATGTGTTGCGACCACGATATCCAATTTTCCGTGAACCCAATTGGGCTTCAATCTCGAAATCGTAAGCCAGTTTGCTGTCAGTGTCCCAGGAATACTTGATAGCTGATTCGGTACGTTCGAGTGATTCGGGAACATTGGGCCCGAGCGCGGGAAGGTCGTTCGATAGACGAATGTCCGTCCCATCCGAGGCGATGGGGTCGTCGGAACGAGCTAAATCAACCGTACCTATCGGAGCGCTTTTGCCAATACGTTCAGGGGCGTTCTCAGGAGTGCTTTGCGACGATGAAGCGGGTTCTGCATCGGCTTCTTCAACCGTCGGCACCTCCGCGTGAACCACTTCCGCGGTAGTCTGGCGAGACGGCAATGGCGTTTGTTGCGAATGACCCTCAGCAAGAATGCTGTAGAGCTTCCATCCCGCAAACGAGACAAGCCCCAGTCCGAGTAGGGCGAATAGAAGGAAGCCAGTAATAACGAGCAGCACCAAAGTCTTTCGGTTGTCGCGAGTCGTGTTCCTCGTCATCTCTACTTCCACGGGTTCATTGTTTTGCATCGGAAAGTAGCCTCAGTGCTTTCTCACAGCTTGATTTTAGGATTGCTAGAAAGTCGCTGGGGCATCTTGCCTCTGTACGCTGCGGTTGGAAGCCACAGCCACGAAAGATTCTTACCCCCGTCCAGATTGTAGCAGATTTTGAGAGTGGGTATTAATCGTTGATTCTATTGCGTTTTGCATACGGGGCGACGGCGAGACAGACGGCGAGACAAACGGCGAGACAAACGCAACGGCGATCGTACTCGCTTGTGGGCGAAACGGCAGACGATCACGCATTTGGCCAATCAACGCCGCGATGAATCATTCGGCTCACCTTGATCGGTGCGGCTTGATCGGTGCGGCTTGATCGGTGCGGCTTGATCGGTGCGGCTTGATCGGTGCGGCTTGATCGGTGCGGCTTGATCTGGCGTTTGGCGATAGCGGCCTGCTGATTTAATCGGTTTGACTCGACTTATTGTTTAACGCCAAGCCATAGGCGACCGCTTATGGAAAAGCTGACGCCTTCGGCTAAGCGTTAAACGAATAAATCAGCAGGCCGATAGCCACGACTCTTCCGGTTGTTTGCTCTACGTTCGGGGCGTCCTGTGCCGTACGATGTTCCACAAATAGATTGCCCTGGATGTAAGCAGCAAATGCGGACTTTGCGACCCGCAGCGTAGCAGGTGAAAGTGAAGTGTTCGCAATGGTGAATCGAAAGTGATCCCAGGCTACAAAGGGTGGCTCGAAGACGTTACCGAACGGATTGATTTTACCAGGTTGAATCGACCGATGAAGAGAATCGCGTGATTCTTCTCGCCCCTCGATAGCGATCATAGGCTTTTTTTGTAAAGCGAACCGCCCGTTGTTCTTTCACGCATTTATCGAAGAGATCCCTTCGTTTGAGTCACGGCAGTGGCGGTACATTGAGCACCTCGACGGGCTCGGGTTGGCGGTTGGAGGCAGTCTCCGAATCGCCATACCAGTACATCCCCACGCCGTAGCCCATGTCGCAATCGTTCCAGGACCAGACCTCCATATCCAATTGCAATGACTTGGAAAACGGTATCGTATCCAATGCTCGCGTCCGTGTTTCGGTGCTGTAACCCTGCGTGTTTCTCTCTGCGGCGTCTTGTTTGCGGTTCAGCTTATTGTACTGATGGCAAAACGGCTGGGCGTGGAAGGGGTGCTCATAAAAATCGGTACTGATTCCACCCCAAGAGTACGCATAGTAATCCTCCGTTCCGGTTCCAAACAGAGACGGGAAACTCTCTCCATCGACAAAGATCTTTTCGTCGCCCTCGCCCCACCATTTTGCAACTGGATTCATAATCGTCAGGGTGTCCCCCACGTAAACACCTCGCCCTTTGAGTGAAACGTAATTCCAATCCGAGTAGGGTCGAGTCGGGACCGGATACTGGCCGCGCCAGCCCGCATGAAAGTACATACTGCGATCATCCCAATCCCAATCGCCTACAGTCGCGGACAAGTCCACCTGAACCGGTTGCTCGCCAAGATTGACGACTGCAACGGTAGCGTTTTCCTGGTAGGGCATTACCCAGCGGCTGGTCAAGGTGCCATCGTCGGATACCGTGCGATACCACCCCTGGAACGGGTTCAGTCCGATACCGCAACCAAAGAAGTCTCCAATCGGGCACCACACCGTTTCCTTGCCGTCAAAATCGATCTTGAGTACAACGGAGCGAGTGACCTCTGGATCCTCGTAACTGCCCAATTTCACGGAGAGCCTCCGTACGGCGGCTTCGCCCGAGGGGAGCCTTAACGCTGCCTCTGAATTCGGTTCTAAAGTGGCGGATTTCGATAGGACATCCGCCGCCTTGCCGCCCGATCGAACTTCTTGGTGGGTTCCAGAATCGGGGCTTTGCAGCGTCTTGCACGTGGACTGAATCAGCGGTTTGGCAGCTTCGAAATCCTGCTTCGTGAACGTTTTGACCTGAGTTCCTTCGGCATAATCACGGTAGGTGAACTGAAAGAAGAAGGGATGATCGGACATCGTTACCTTGCACCCTTTGGCGTAGGGGATCGGAAAGAACGAAACCGCTGACCGTAACGACTCATGGGCCAAAGGGTATGGCACTAGCCCCTTGCCTTGGAACAGAGAGAACATGTTGCCCTCCAAGGCTGGCTCGGTTTCACCATCGAGGTAGAAGCGAATGATGATCTTCGAATTGGGATTCTGCTGACCACGCCAAGGGACCCAAATCCGAGTGATGGCACCGGATCCTTGTTCTTCCATCACTACCCATTC includes the following:
- a CDS encoding SHD1 domain-containing protein, with protein sequence MTAAPMIRVFTTIYIVALSFVPAALGRTWTDQTGQFKVEAELVTVRQGKVYLEKSDGQVSSVPLERLSSADLTYLAGIPKYESQVRARLPKSKLLQPASSPAQPKVTVDIDELTRSGSVGQFRSDRWGYKGLAFSNDGAYLVTLGSDNVTVMDIEASTKTLYKLDGGSRSALTFSPDGKRLLAGAYDGNVLVWQFDGKGELKPERQFSIFKGEIKSIVVSPDNQHVLTTHSSSVACLWDIDTGKVLARFNDFNFGSLGATRFSRYGGQAIVTDGQIAAVIDINKRKIIQRTSLSRGSGQSAAISSDGSLIASGRTYDIHYFQTQSGQQPSTSKGKEIAWSASFSPSGELLVSGGLGKVSIWDTETGKQLREYPMGDSGYVKYVAFSPDGLHFAAIGAPIGKLVEVFRLPSQEHEH
- a CDS encoding DJ-1/PfpI family protein — translated: MTTKKILMLVGDYVEDYEAMVPLQILQTFGHHVSAVCPGKKAGDSVATAIHDFEGDQTYSEKVGHRFAIHADFDSVEAKDFDALVIPGGRSPEYLRLNPRVLDIVRHFFAENKPVAALCHGAQVLAAAGVLAGRQCSCYPATSPEVTLAGGTFVEPAATMDSAHVDGNLVSAPAWPAHPAWMRAFLDLLDGPIDVHKEPRH
- a CDS encoding glycoside hydrolase family 172 protein, which gives rise to MKSFLPIVVFTLSSIASTSMTWAAETVTIESLLQEMIDRDAVARFPATDFRLKQASSYNRASQTPEEPKGWFNNFDRNTNNQHHNFVRMEEVDGRKEWVVMEEQGSGAITRIWVPWRGQQNPNSKIIIRFYLDGETEPALEGNMFSLFQGKGLVPYPLAHESLRSAVSFFPIPYAKGCKVTMSDHPFFFQFTYRDYAEGTQVKTFTKQDFEAAKPLIQSTCKTLQSPDSGTHQEVRSGGKAADVLSKSATLEPNSEAALRLPSGEAAVRRLSVKLGSYEDPEVTRSVVLKIDFDGKETVWCPIGDFFGCGIGLNPFQGWYRTVSDDGTLTSRWVMPYQENATVAVVNLGEQPVQVDLSATVGDWDWDDRSMYFHAGWRGQYPVPTRPYSDWNYVSLKGRGVYVGDTLTIMNPVAKWWGEGDEKIFVDGESFPSLFGTGTEDYYAYSWGGISTDFYEHPFHAQPFCHQYNKLNRKQDAAERNTQGYSTETRTRALDTIPFSKSLQLDMEVWSWNDCDMGYGVGMYWYGDSETASNRQPEPVEVLNVPPLP
- a CDS encoding S1C family serine protease, translated to MQNNEPVEVEMTRNTTRDNRKTLVLLVITGFLLFALLGLGLVSFAGWKLYSILAEGHSQQTPLPSRQTTAEVVHAEVPTVEEADAEPASSSQSTPENAPERIGKSAPIGTVDLARSDDPIASDGTDIRLSNDLPALGPNVPESLERTESAIKYSWDTDSKLAYDFEIEAQLGSRKIGYRGRNTFQETGKPPKDLAAEHQLDADQRDVGTGSGFVIHPQGIVVTCAHVVKGATSIQALIGELSLDATVIKLDLANDLAVLRLDETGLPYLKLANSDHVRLGQEIRAIGYPLSDVLGESIKVTKGEVSGRGGPDGVDGLQLDATVNPGNSGGPLVDDSGRLVGVTSSLLSGAGISEVGFAIPSNKVIEIAKELGVPVDVDDLANPMPGPDIVDRVRPATVFLKVTTGPRGVGMVLPRELEYSGYWFETAVSNSGIFHPASTNNGHFSGKLLVDASGEMLDDSAEGMLPLMLGRACSVGIEMLPSTAPGRTVSSALVLIPLPDSQPRNSSLGPYEFGGYTSRSRPPWMRHPPPTSTTSKVLLGTESTTVVLGKILPDAIEVKKSYALRVNGESEDSLPLCVIGSGTGKFDPRSGRMLDMDYKMTITVNQDNVTLQIPVKMNYRLVAESVLAKERLASQQRKQARMQESSSTSKNSAFRSQPTTPSAAVEDPPFQSVKAVSESTNLNLFDPDQ
- a CDS encoding sensor histidine kinase translates to MEKLLNMHGDREPEDRTVQQREPTWFSAMTVCSAGLFAIVLLAAFFLSNRLPFSVSFLTLLTMAVATGVSVRKLNEQHIGSLRRQRQEAFERSDAAHHELSSVRASASQATMALTKMRDGVVVLSPESAILLINPWARRLLTLSPDGSYHNRSFREVVRIPELTRAVDATFAGQTPQKVLVEIVDGVVTRPVKVRVDRITSDANSNVLMILRDETEAQQIEAIRRDFIANLSHEIKTPLAAIKGYAETAQMAIDDDPGAAVHFMGQIHGQCVRLERLVADMMQLARAQAGREHLHFKVVSLPTVIAESLRSNRPIAEANQITLAIDPNLQETPDPPSVVADHEAVLTIVNNLVSNAIRYTPHGGSVRLACREEAEHWILSVSDTGVGIAANEQKRVFERFYRGEKTRELAAGGTGIGLSIVRNLTLALGGEVSLKSVPGKGSTFEIKLPASTTLIA